From Piliocolobus tephrosceles isolate RC106 chromosome Y, ASM277652v3, whole genome shotgun sequence, a single genomic window includes:
- the TMSB4X gene encoding thymosin beta-4, protein MSDKPDMAEIEKFDKSKLKKTETQEKNPLPSKETIEQEKQAGES, encoded by the exons ATGTCTGACAAACCCGATATGGCTGAGATCGAGAAATTCGATAAGTCgaaactgaagaagacagagaCGCAAGAGAAAAATCCACTGCCTTCCAAAGAAA CGATTGAACAGGAGAAGCAAGCAGGCGAATCGTAA